The following proteins are encoded in a genomic region of Primulina huaijiensis isolate GDHJ02 chromosome 3, ASM1229523v2, whole genome shotgun sequence:
- the LOC140973245 gene encoding magnesium transporter MRS2-1-like isoform X1, which yields MADLKERLLLPKPASAFNLRDSSYRPAASGWLGVDVSGLKKRGQGLRSWIRVDANGNSQEMEVDKFTMMRRCDLPARDLRLLDPMFVYPSTILGREKAIVVNLEQIRCIITADEVLLINFLDSYVLQYVVELQRRLQAAEVGKVWQSAGPELSRRRGNRNFDNMIANGYPDYLPFEFRALEVALETACTFLDSQAAELEIVAYPLLDELTSKISTLNLERVRRLKSRLVALTRRVQKVRDEIEQLMDDDGDMAEMYLTEKKRHMESSFYGDQSLMGIRSIDGLLSVSAPISPVSSPPGGRKLEKSLSISRSRQESVRSSESVVNRIEELEMLLEAYFVVIDSTLNKLTSLKEYIDDTEDFINIQLDNVRNQLIQFELLLTTATFVVATFAVVAGIFGMNFPVPLFNDPDAFKWVMIITGVSGLIKFCLFLWFYKYRRLMPL from the exons ATGGCAGACCTTAAAGAACGCCTGCTCCTACCAAAACCTGCTTCTGCTTTTAATCTCAGAGATTCGTCGTATAGGCCGGCTGCCTCTGGCTGGCTAGGAGTGGATGTTTCTGGCCTCAAAAAGCGAGGGCAAGGCCTTAGATCATGGATACGAGTCGATGCAAATGGGAATTCCCAAGAGATGGAGGTTGACAAGTTCACCATGATGCGGCGCTGTGATCTTCCTGCACGTGATCTAAGATTATTGGATCCAATGTTTGTTTACCCCTCAACCATCCTTGGTAGAGAGAAGGCAATTGTTGTGAATCTTGAGCAGATTCGATGTATTATTACTGCAGATGAGGTTTTGTTGATAAATTTCCTTGATAGCTATGTACTGCAGTATGTGGTGGAGCTGCAGCGACGTCTACAAGCGGCAGAAGTTGGTAAAGTTTGGCAGTCTGCAGGTCCGGAATTAAGCAGAAGAAGAGGAAACAGAAATTTTGACAATATGATAGCTAATGGATATCCTGATTACTTGCCCTTTGAATTCAGAGCTCTTGAAGTTGCCTTGGAGACTGCCTGTACTTTTTTGGACTCTCAG GCAGCAGAACTAGAAATTGTGGCATATCCACTGTTGGATGAACTTACGTCAAAGATCAGCACATTGAATCTGGAACGAGTTCGCCGATTAAAGAGCAGACTTGTTGCATTAACTCGGAGGGTTCAAAAG GTTAGGGATGAGATAGAGCAGCTCATGGATGATGATGGAGACATGGCTGAAATGTATCTTACTGAGAAGAAAAGACACATGGAATCATCTTTTTATGGAGATCAATCTTTGATGGGAATCCGATCAATTGATGGGTTGCTGTCTGTTTCTGCTCCTATTTCTCCTGTTTCTTCACCCCCTGGTGGCAGGAAGCTTGAAAAAAGCCTGAGTATTTCCAGGAGCAGACAGGAGAGTGTGAGGAGTTCAGAAAGCGTTGTTAATAGAATAGAAGAGCTAGAAATGTTGTTGGAGGCATACTTTGTTGTCATTGATAGCACCCTCAACAAATTGACTTCG CTGAAGGAGTATATTGATGATACTGAAGACTTCATCAACATTCAGCTG GATAATGTTCGAAACCAGCTTATACAGTTTGAGTTATTACTTACTACCGCAACATTTGTTGTTGCCACATTTGCTGTTGTAGCCGGTATATTTGGAATGAACTTTCCTGTTCCGTTGTTCAATGACCCGGATGCATTCAAATGGGTCATGATAATCACTGGAGTTTCTGGACTCATTAAGTTTTGCCTATTTTTATGGTTTTACAAGTATAGAAGG
- the LOC140973245 gene encoding magnesium transporter MRS2-1-like isoform X2 → MADLKERLLLPKPASAFNLRDSSYRPAASGWLGVDVSGLKKRGQGLRSWIRVDANGNSQEMEVDKFTMMRRCDLPARDLRLLDPMFVYPSTILGREKAIVVNLEQIRCIITADEVLLINFLDSYVLQYVVELQRRLQAAEVGKVWQSAGPELSRRRGNRNFDNMIANGYPDYLPFEFRALEVALETACTFLDSQAAELEIVAYPLLDELTSKISTLNLERVRRLKSRLVALTRRVQKVRDEIEQLMDDDGDMAEMYLTEKKRHMESSFYGDQSLMGIRSIDGLLSVSAPISPVSSPPGGRKLEKSLSISRSRQESVRSSESVVNRIEELEMLLEAYFVVIDSTLNKLTSLKEYIDDTEDFINIQLDNVRNQLIQFELLLTTATFVVATFAVVAEG, encoded by the exons ATGGCAGACCTTAAAGAACGCCTGCTCCTACCAAAACCTGCTTCTGCTTTTAATCTCAGAGATTCGTCGTATAGGCCGGCTGCCTCTGGCTGGCTAGGAGTGGATGTTTCTGGCCTCAAAAAGCGAGGGCAAGGCCTTAGATCATGGATACGAGTCGATGCAAATGGGAATTCCCAAGAGATGGAGGTTGACAAGTTCACCATGATGCGGCGCTGTGATCTTCCTGCACGTGATCTAAGATTATTGGATCCAATGTTTGTTTACCCCTCAACCATCCTTGGTAGAGAGAAGGCAATTGTTGTGAATCTTGAGCAGATTCGATGTATTATTACTGCAGATGAGGTTTTGTTGATAAATTTCCTTGATAGCTATGTACTGCAGTATGTGGTGGAGCTGCAGCGACGTCTACAAGCGGCAGAAGTTGGTAAAGTTTGGCAGTCTGCAGGTCCGGAATTAAGCAGAAGAAGAGGAAACAGAAATTTTGACAATATGATAGCTAATGGATATCCTGATTACTTGCCCTTTGAATTCAGAGCTCTTGAAGTTGCCTTGGAGACTGCCTGTACTTTTTTGGACTCTCAG GCAGCAGAACTAGAAATTGTGGCATATCCACTGTTGGATGAACTTACGTCAAAGATCAGCACATTGAATCTGGAACGAGTTCGCCGATTAAAGAGCAGACTTGTTGCATTAACTCGGAGGGTTCAAAAG GTTAGGGATGAGATAGAGCAGCTCATGGATGATGATGGAGACATGGCTGAAATGTATCTTACTGAGAAGAAAAGACACATGGAATCATCTTTTTATGGAGATCAATCTTTGATGGGAATCCGATCAATTGATGGGTTGCTGTCTGTTTCTGCTCCTATTTCTCCTGTTTCTTCACCCCCTGGTGGCAGGAAGCTTGAAAAAAGCCTGAGTATTTCCAGGAGCAGACAGGAGAGTGTGAGGAGTTCAGAAAGCGTTGTTAATAGAATAGAAGAGCTAGAAATGTTGTTGGAGGCATACTTTGTTGTCATTGATAGCACCCTCAACAAATTGACTTCG CTGAAGGAGTATATTGATGATACTGAAGACTTCATCAACATTCAGCTG GATAATGTTCGAAACCAGCTTATACAGTTTGAGTTATTACTTACTACCGCAACATTTGTTGTTGCCACATTTGCTGTTGTAGCCG AAGG
- the LOC140973245 gene encoding magnesium transporter MRS2-1-like isoform X3 encodes MADLKERLLLPKPASAFNLRDSSYRPAASGWLGVDVSGLKKRGQGLRSWIRVDANGNSQEMEVDKFTMMRRCDLPARDLRLLDPMFVYPSTILGREKAIVVNLEQIRCIITADEVLLINFLDSYVLQYVVELQRRLQAAEVGKVWQSAGPELSRRRGNRNFDNMIANGYPDYLPFEFRALEVALETACTFLDSQAAELEIVAYPLLDELTSKISTLNLERVRRLKSRLVALTRRVQKVRDEIEQLMDDDGDMAEMYLTEKKRHMESSFYGDQSLMGIRSIDGLLSVSAPISPVSSPPGGRKLEKSLSISRSRQESVRSSESVVNRIEELEMLLEAYFVVIDSTLNKLTSVSSTTMIMFETSLYSLSYYLLPQHLLLPHLLL; translated from the exons ATGGCAGACCTTAAAGAACGCCTGCTCCTACCAAAACCTGCTTCTGCTTTTAATCTCAGAGATTCGTCGTATAGGCCGGCTGCCTCTGGCTGGCTAGGAGTGGATGTTTCTGGCCTCAAAAAGCGAGGGCAAGGCCTTAGATCATGGATACGAGTCGATGCAAATGGGAATTCCCAAGAGATGGAGGTTGACAAGTTCACCATGATGCGGCGCTGTGATCTTCCTGCACGTGATCTAAGATTATTGGATCCAATGTTTGTTTACCCCTCAACCATCCTTGGTAGAGAGAAGGCAATTGTTGTGAATCTTGAGCAGATTCGATGTATTATTACTGCAGATGAGGTTTTGTTGATAAATTTCCTTGATAGCTATGTACTGCAGTATGTGGTGGAGCTGCAGCGACGTCTACAAGCGGCAGAAGTTGGTAAAGTTTGGCAGTCTGCAGGTCCGGAATTAAGCAGAAGAAGAGGAAACAGAAATTTTGACAATATGATAGCTAATGGATATCCTGATTACTTGCCCTTTGAATTCAGAGCTCTTGAAGTTGCCTTGGAGACTGCCTGTACTTTTTTGGACTCTCAG GCAGCAGAACTAGAAATTGTGGCATATCCACTGTTGGATGAACTTACGTCAAAGATCAGCACATTGAATCTGGAACGAGTTCGCCGATTAAAGAGCAGACTTGTTGCATTAACTCGGAGGGTTCAAAAG GTTAGGGATGAGATAGAGCAGCTCATGGATGATGATGGAGACATGGCTGAAATGTATCTTACTGAGAAGAAAAGACACATGGAATCATCTTTTTATGGAGATCAATCTTTGATGGGAATCCGATCAATTGATGGGTTGCTGTCTGTTTCTGCTCCTATTTCTCCTGTTTCTTCACCCCCTGGTGGCAGGAAGCTTGAAAAAAGCCTGAGTATTTCCAGGAGCAGACAGGAGAGTGTGAGGAGTTCAGAAAGCGTTGTTAATAGAATAGAAGAGCTAGAAATGTTGTTGGAGGCATACTTTGTTGTCATTGATAGCACCCTCAACAAATTGACTTCGGTATCATCTACAACCAT GATAATGTTCGAAACCAGCTTATACAGTTTGAGTTATTACTTACTACCGCAACATTTGTTGTTGCCACATTTGCTGTTGTAG
- the LOC140973245 gene encoding magnesium transporter MRS2-1-like isoform X4, with translation MADLKERLLLPKPASAFNLRDSSYRPAASGWLGVDVSGLKKRGQGLRSWIRVDANGNSQEMEVDKFTMMRRCDLPARDLRLLDPMFVYPSTILGREKAIVVNLEQIRCIITADEVLLINFLDSYVLQYVVELQRRLQAAEVGKVWQSAGPELSRRRGNRNFDNMIANGYPDYLPFEFRALEVALETACTFLDSQAAELEIVAYPLLDELTSKISTLNLERVRRLKSRLVALTRRVQKVRDEIEQLMDDDGDMAEMYLTEKKRHMESSFYGDQSLMGIRSIDGLLSVSAPISPVSSPPGGRKLEKSLSISRSRQESVRSSESVVNRIEELEMLLEAYFVVIDSTLNKLTSLKEYIDDTEDFINIQLKVDAAVEMYRADVSLL, from the exons ATGGCAGACCTTAAAGAACGCCTGCTCCTACCAAAACCTGCTTCTGCTTTTAATCTCAGAGATTCGTCGTATAGGCCGGCTGCCTCTGGCTGGCTAGGAGTGGATGTTTCTGGCCTCAAAAAGCGAGGGCAAGGCCTTAGATCATGGATACGAGTCGATGCAAATGGGAATTCCCAAGAGATGGAGGTTGACAAGTTCACCATGATGCGGCGCTGTGATCTTCCTGCACGTGATCTAAGATTATTGGATCCAATGTTTGTTTACCCCTCAACCATCCTTGGTAGAGAGAAGGCAATTGTTGTGAATCTTGAGCAGATTCGATGTATTATTACTGCAGATGAGGTTTTGTTGATAAATTTCCTTGATAGCTATGTACTGCAGTATGTGGTGGAGCTGCAGCGACGTCTACAAGCGGCAGAAGTTGGTAAAGTTTGGCAGTCTGCAGGTCCGGAATTAAGCAGAAGAAGAGGAAACAGAAATTTTGACAATATGATAGCTAATGGATATCCTGATTACTTGCCCTTTGAATTCAGAGCTCTTGAAGTTGCCTTGGAGACTGCCTGTACTTTTTTGGACTCTCAG GCAGCAGAACTAGAAATTGTGGCATATCCACTGTTGGATGAACTTACGTCAAAGATCAGCACATTGAATCTGGAACGAGTTCGCCGATTAAAGAGCAGACTTGTTGCATTAACTCGGAGGGTTCAAAAG GTTAGGGATGAGATAGAGCAGCTCATGGATGATGATGGAGACATGGCTGAAATGTATCTTACTGAGAAGAAAAGACACATGGAATCATCTTTTTATGGAGATCAATCTTTGATGGGAATCCGATCAATTGATGGGTTGCTGTCTGTTTCTGCTCCTATTTCTCCTGTTTCTTCACCCCCTGGTGGCAGGAAGCTTGAAAAAAGCCTGAGTATTTCCAGGAGCAGACAGGAGAGTGTGAGGAGTTCAGAAAGCGTTGTTAATAGAATAGAAGAGCTAGAAATGTTGTTGGAGGCATACTTTGTTGTCATTGATAGCACCCTCAACAAATTGACTTCG CTGAAGGAGTATATTGATGATACTGAAGACTTCATCAACATTCAGCTG AAGG